From a single Vampirovibrio chlorellavorus genomic region:
- the rpsP gene encoding 30S ribosomal protein S16, with the protein MVKIRLKRQGRKHRPFYRIVVTDIRNRRDGAPLSELGYYNPISKELKLDKQAAMDWIRKGAQPSDTAKKLIEKADDNGNLIKLEVVKRDKLSKKAAEKAKAAAAE; encoded by the coding sequence ATGGTTAAGATTCGTTTGAAGCGTCAGGGTCGCAAACACCGTCCCTTCTACCGGATTGTGGTTACTGATATTCGTAATCGCCGGGATGGCGCGCCTTTGTCTGAGTTGGGGTATTACAATCCAATCTCCAAAGAGTTGAAACTGGACAAGCAAGCCGCTATGGACTGGATCCGTAAAGGCGCTCAACCCAGCGACACCGCTAAAAAGCTGATCGAGAAAGCCGATGACAATGGCAACCTGATCAAGCTGGAAGTGGTCAAGCGTGACAAGCTCTCCAAGAAAGCCGCCGAGAAGGCCAAAGCAGCCGCTGCTGAGTAA
- a CDS encoding hydrogenase iron-sulfur subunit: MTTENPKLIGLVCERSVDFKGHLDDEGNMLDHPSVKIIRVPCSGQIQPVMLETALKNGANGTFALGCRMGDCHYREGNKFCRDRLIGKRMPKLKPSVDKRRVQGYWLSAVEYDKLSELVGQFVEDCKSLPAPEVKSTAKAAK; the protein is encoded by the coding sequence ATGACTACTGAGAATCCCAAATTGATTGGCCTGGTCTGCGAGCGGAGCGTGGACTTTAAAGGTCACCTGGACGATGAAGGCAACATGCTGGATCATCCATCTGTCAAAATCATCCGCGTTCCTTGCAGCGGCCAGATTCAACCGGTTATGCTGGAAACGGCCCTCAAGAACGGTGCCAACGGTACTTTTGCCCTGGGTTGTCGTATGGGCGATTGCCACTACCGCGAAGGTAACAAGTTTTGCCGGGATCGCCTGATTGGCAAACGCATGCCCAAGTTAAAGCCCAGCGTGGATAAGCGTCGGGTGCAAGGCTACTGGCTATCGGCAGTTGAGTATGACAAGCTGAGCGAGCTGGTGGGGCAGTTTGTGGAGGACTGCAAGTCTTTACCCGCCCCGGAAGTAAAGTCCACCGCCAAGGCCGCCAAGTAG
- a CDS encoding cytochrome b N-terminal domain-containing protein codes for MYTEPLQNATLWLERGLNKLFSQKYNPFYYHGALPNFFIWALFISGLLLFAYYQPTLATAYASVRYITYELPFGNLFRSIHRYASDGMMIFVILHMFRVWFTDRYREYRIVPWVTGVVLLIITFIVGLSGYLLIWDQEAVTLANMTFNLVGKTPFVGAALAEALMAGKMITDYTLTRMMFLHLGIPLFMMFMLWLHYLRITRPVSEPPLALVVMLSGVLFLFSAAFPVELGVLTNMSDPAAAPLLTAVSPNVYFDLLYAWPQYLAAHNVAPLLVVLLVIAVPVGLLILPYLQKKALRDQFAVVTRENCTGCSLCYNDCPYEAIEMVDRGNDGTRFKRLAVVDPGRCANCGLCVGACAFKAIEIPRRDTNNVLAEIEAALTVS; via the coding sequence GTGTACACCGAACCATTACAGAATGCCACACTTTGGCTTGAGAGAGGTTTAAACAAACTTTTTTCTCAAAAGTACAATCCTTTTTACTATCACGGGGCTTTGCCCAACTTTTTTATCTGGGCCCTGTTTATTTCCGGTTTGCTGTTGTTTGCCTACTACCAGCCCACGCTGGCGACTGCCTATGCGTCCGTTCGCTACATTACCTACGAGTTGCCGTTTGGTAACTTGTTCCGCTCCATCCACCGTTATGCCAGCGATGGCATGATGATTTTTGTGATTTTGCACATGTTTCGGGTATGGTTCACTGATCGTTACCGGGAATACCGGATCGTCCCCTGGGTAACCGGCGTGGTATTGCTGATTATCACATTCATCGTGGGTTTGAGCGGCTATCTTCTGATCTGGGATCAGGAGGCTGTGACTTTGGCCAACATGACTTTCAACCTGGTGGGTAAAACCCCGTTTGTGGGAGCCGCTTTGGCTGAAGCCTTGATGGCTGGCAAGATGATTACCGACTATACCCTGACCCGCATGATGTTCCTGCACCTGGGTATTCCGCTGTTTATGATGTTCATGTTGTGGCTGCATTACCTGCGCATTACCCGCCCGGTTTCCGAACCGCCTTTGGCGCTGGTGGTCATGTTGTCCGGTGTGTTGTTCCTGTTTTCCGCCGCTTTCCCGGTGGAGCTGGGTGTTCTGACCAACATGTCGGATCCCGCAGCCGCTCCCTTGCTCACGGCGGTCAGTCCGAATGTCTACTTTGACCTGCTGTACGCCTGGCCTCAATATCTTGCGGCTCACAACGTGGCTCCCTTGCTGGTTGTGTTGCTGGTGATTGCGGTGCCGGTGGGCTTGTTGATTCTGCCTTACCTGCAAAAGAAAGCACTGCGCGATCAATTTGCTGTGGTTACCCGTGAAAACTGTACAGGTTGCTCGCTCTGCTACAATGATTGCCCCTATGAGGCCATCGAGATGGTGGATCGTGGCAATGATGGCACCCGCTTCAAGCGGTTGGCTGTTGTGGATCCGGGACGCTGCGCGAATTGTGGTCTGTGTGTAGGCGCTTGTGCCTTCAAGGCCATTGAAATTCCCCGCCGGGATACCAACAATGTACTGGCTGAGATTGAAGCCGCTCTGACAGTTTCTTAA
- a CDS encoding cytochrome b N-terminal domain-containing protein, with translation MVATNTFDPRQLPAQAYNWVMERVQKIDLFDETKVDLQSESPWYQLGGLYYLCWVLVLISGVILVSLYLPTTAQAYNSVDLLSHNALGSILRGMHKYSGDAMIIAATLRVYRMWFTAEYKNKGELTFILGILLLVIAMYSGLSGYLLIWNQRAFWATKVFATFPTYLDITPANWAWPWDFANYKNSWLIPNMIGAVTQLVGNITHQGFSTSQILMGGSSIGQATMTRFYSLHFALSLILLVVSEIYFYKNRLKRINLKKPLVILVIAMLVFTAIIFPAESGTRANPEVTPLPILSDWYFLALYQLLKYMDPYWATIWTLGIPFVTIGLTFLDFGPERNWLKRPLFTTIGIMAAIEFVVFSMLIIANMANIETDPPYWFAHLIGMITIGQFWHWAMYKQRLPMTVWVLFNLVTSTFYLIFWHLVVENTKLAGAFGGHSLEAWFAMMFQGASVTINFSNLYWSLLWFGFAVVQMLVAGFLFWIDRAQREARLGALQPEGVRA, from the coding sequence ATGGTAGCCACGAATACGTTTGATCCCAGACAGCTTCCTGCCCAGGCCTATAATTGGGTCATGGAGCGTGTACAGAAGATTGATTTGTTCGACGAAACCAAGGTGGATCTGCAGTCGGAGTCTCCCTGGTATCAGCTGGGTGGGCTCTATTATCTGTGCTGGGTGCTGGTCCTCATTTCCGGTGTCATTCTGGTTTCCTTGTATTTGCCAACCACCGCTCAGGCCTATAACTCGGTGGATTTGTTGTCTCACAACGCCCTGGGTTCCATCCTGCGGGGGATGCACAAGTACAGTGGAGACGCCATGATCATCGCGGCCACTTTGCGGGTCTATCGTATGTGGTTTACCGCCGAATACAAAAACAAGGGTGAACTGACCTTTATTTTGGGTATTTTGTTGTTGGTAATTGCCATGTACTCCGGTTTGAGTGGTTACCTGCTCATCTGGAACCAGCGTGCCTTCTGGGCGACCAAGGTTTTTGCCACCTTCCCAACCTACCTGGATATCACGCCAGCGAACTGGGCCTGGCCGTGGGATTTTGCGAACTATAAAAACTCCTGGCTGATCCCCAACATGATTGGTGCGGTCACCCAGTTGGTGGGAAATATCACGCACCAGGGATTCAGTACCTCGCAGATTTTGATGGGCGGTAGTTCCATTGGTCAGGCCACCATGACCCGCTTCTACTCCCTGCACTTCGCCTTATCCCTGATTTTGCTGGTTGTTTCAGAAATCTATTTCTATAAAAACCGCTTGAAGCGCATTAACCTGAAGAAGCCGCTGGTTATTTTGGTGATTGCCATGCTGGTGTTCACTGCCATTATCTTCCCAGCGGAATCTGGCACACGGGCCAACCCGGAGGTGACTCCCTTGCCTATTCTGTCTGACTGGTACTTTTTGGCCCTGTACCAGCTGCTGAAGTACATGGACCCTTATTGGGCCACCATCTGGACTCTGGGTATTCCCTTTGTGACCATTGGGTTGACCTTCCTGGATTTTGGTCCCGAGAGAAACTGGCTGAAGCGTCCCTTGTTCACCACCATTGGCATTATGGCGGCGATTGAGTTTGTGGTTTTCTCCATGCTTATCATCGCCAACATGGCCAACATTGAAACGGATCCCCCTTACTGGTTCGCGCACCTGATTGGCATGATCACCATTGGCCAGTTCTGGCACTGGGCCATGTACAAGCAGCGTTTGCCAATGACGGTGTGGGTTCTCTTTAACCTGGTGACCAGTACTTTTTATCTCATCTTCTGGCATTTGGTAGTGGAAAACACCAAGTTGGCGGGCGCTTTTGGCGGCCATAGCCTGGAGGCCTGGTTTGCCATGATGTTCCAGGGTGCTTCTGTTACCATCAACTTCTCCAATCTGTACTGGAGCTTGTTGTGGTTTGGCTTTGCCGTGGTTCAAATGCTGGTTGCCGGTTTCCTGTTCTGGATTGACCGGGCTCAGCGTGAAGCCCGCTTGGGCGCTTTGCAACCCGAAGGAGTCCGTGCCTAA